One region of Leptospira fainei serovar Hurstbridge str. BUT 6 genomic DNA includes:
- a CDS encoding cyclic nucleotide-binding domain-containing protein produces MPIKKIKIPPRWFDSVLQANPELFTEWTESELRAFASAFEILKIPAGKTIVDPRKNSSKLYFVIEGVCEEFSFRDASSTREIGSGAYLGEPSFFHWEEAVFGVRTRTDSTLAAISKQEWNRLERKFPQRLGLLAARIKSRRFFRLAIVRPNQKEILDFLSSIEILFHFDRNKVSKLQSYLEWLYVPGGERLIRQGDPGNSLYIIVSGRFRFVTEDGNGKRISEGEFGKGDIIGEMSLLTGEPRSASVYALRSGQVIRISRDGFRKFISRSPEGLFHITETIARRLNEKNRGGVKLGRKVHTIALVPLTKGFPLKEFSKELSKSLKPFGSSLTVSKDKFERFVQQQRSKRNRGENFGISEILSWFNGLEREYDKVFFEVEHEDSLWVEACLRQADRILILVEPGSILEEDCHAWKVLQGGGLHETLRETVFYVEDGYSRWRILEDLFKKLPGQRHIVRKNRAGEFDRVARRMEGKAVGIALAGGGAKGFAHLGFLHSIRDQGIPVDLIGGTSAGSIMAGLFAMGYDFPEILRLIKKVWIDSKLTRDYTIPFVSLLNGLRYSKAVKDFFGDRKIETLWIPFLAVACNLTKSEPKIFDQGELWKAIRASTSIPGIFPPFYDEGSLYVDGGLWDNLPGLLLREKGADILISVDLGAGSQPAKDQAYGSLVEGRFPGAAPSAWTLIMNNLLPKEQRLDFPHIGEIFMRSMLISSQNSLKKTKESSDLFVELPARDFSTFDWNEYLRLYDLGYESSQLKAKEWAKIIQDKIYSK; encoded by the coding sequence GTGCCCATTAAGAAGATTAAAATTCCCCCACGTTGGTTCGACTCCGTCCTTCAAGCCAATCCGGAACTATTTACGGAATGGACAGAGTCGGAGCTGCGCGCATTTGCTTCGGCGTTTGAGATTCTGAAAATTCCCGCCGGAAAAACGATCGTAGATCCGCGTAAGAATTCATCAAAATTATATTTCGTAATAGAAGGAGTATGCGAGGAATTCTCCTTTCGCGATGCTTCTTCGACGAGAGAAATCGGTTCGGGTGCATATCTTGGTGAACCTAGTTTTTTTCACTGGGAAGAGGCTGTTTTTGGCGTTCGCACGAGAACCGATTCTACGTTAGCGGCAATATCCAAACAGGAGTGGAATCGTCTCGAAAGAAAATTTCCTCAACGGTTGGGACTGCTTGCCGCTAGAATAAAAAGCCGCCGATTCTTTCGCTTAGCGATCGTACGACCTAACCAGAAAGAAATTTTGGATTTTCTTTCCAGTATCGAAATACTATTTCATTTCGATCGTAACAAAGTTTCGAAATTGCAATCCTATTTGGAATGGTTGTATGTCCCCGGCGGCGAACGGCTGATTCGTCAAGGTGATCCGGGAAATTCCCTATATATAATTGTTTCAGGACGTTTTCGATTTGTTACGGAAGACGGGAATGGGAAGAGAATTAGCGAAGGCGAATTTGGAAAAGGGGATATCATCGGAGAGATGTCCTTGCTTACAGGTGAGCCTAGATCTGCCTCTGTCTATGCTCTCCGTTCCGGACAAGTTATTCGGATATCTCGGGACGGCTTTCGTAAATTCATATCCCGATCTCCCGAAGGTTTATTTCACATAACGGAAACGATTGCGCGGCGCCTAAATGAGAAAAATCGAGGAGGGGTAAAACTCGGACGAAAGGTGCATACGATCGCGCTCGTTCCGCTCACTAAGGGCTTTCCTCTCAAGGAATTTTCAAAAGAGCTATCCAAAAGTTTAAAACCTTTCGGGAGTTCGCTTACAGTGAGTAAGGATAAATTCGAAAGATTCGTTCAACAACAAAGGTCGAAAAGAAATCGCGGAGAGAATTTCGGAATTTCAGAAATTCTCTCCTGGTTTAACGGGCTCGAACGGGAATATGATAAGGTATTTTTCGAAGTCGAACACGAAGATTCACTTTGGGTGGAGGCCTGTCTCCGGCAAGCGGATAGAATTCTTATCCTGGTCGAGCCGGGAAGCATTTTGGAAGAAGACTGTCATGCCTGGAAAGTGCTTCAAGGAGGAGGACTTCATGAGACTCTTCGTGAAACGGTTTTTTACGTAGAGGATGGTTATTCCCGTTGGCGAATTTTGGAGGATTTATTCAAAAAACTTCCGGGCCAAAGACATATAGTAAGAAAAAATAGAGCAGGTGAATTCGATCGAGTCGCTAGACGTATGGAAGGGAAAGCGGTCGGAATCGCATTGGCCGGCGGTGGGGCGAAAGGTTTTGCGCATTTGGGTTTTTTGCATAGCATTCGCGATCAAGGAATCCCGGTGGATCTTATCGGCGGAACGAGCGCGGGATCGATTATGGCTGGCTTATTCGCCATGGGATATGATTTCCCTGAAATACTTCGTTTAATAAAGAAGGTTTGGATTGATTCTAAGTTAACGAGGGACTACACGATTCCTTTCGTTTCACTTTTAAACGGCTTGCGCTATTCGAAAGCCGTTAAGGATTTTTTCGGCGATAGAAAGATCGAAACATTATGGATTCCTTTCTTAGCGGTGGCTTGTAATTTAACAAAGTCCGAACCGAAAATATTTGATCAGGGAGAATTATGGAAAGCGATTCGGGCGAGTACGTCCATTCCGGGTATTTTTCCTCCTTTTTACGACGAAGGATCGCTCTATGTCGATGGAGGTTTATGGGATAATCTCCCGGGACTTCTGCTAAGGGAGAAAGGAGCGGACATATTAATATCGGTAGATTTGGGAGCGGGCTCGCAACCGGCAAAAGATCAAGCTTATGGTTCGCTGGTAGAAGGACGTTTTCCGGGCGCGGCTCCGTCTGCCTGGACACTCATTATGAACAATTTATTGCCTAAGGAGCAAAGATTGGATTTTCCGCATATTGGAGAGATCTTTATGCGTTCGATGCTTATTTCCAGCCAAAATTCCCTGAAAAAGACCAAGGAATCTTCCGACCTTTTCGTCGAGTTGCCGGCTCGGGATTTCTCGACTTTCGATTGGAATGAATATTTGCGATTGTACGACCTCGGTTACGAGTCTTCCCAGTTGAAAGCGAAAGAATGGGCTAAAATCATTCAGGATAAGATCTATTCGAAGTAG